The Salvia miltiorrhiza cultivar Shanhuang (shh) chromosome 2, IMPLAD_Smil_shh, whole genome shotgun sequence DNA window ctattgcaaataaaataataacttgacttcgctaagtcaattatcattctaaaataaatcattgactactcaataattcaatcgtggtcatctcaggtaatgacatctaattcagaactctgagctgaattaactgaatattaatcactggattaaatcaactgaaagatgtaaaaatatttattgctcttaatcataaaataaaatagcgggctactacaccAGGTGTACATCATGTTGCATCTTCATTTAGACCCTAATTCGTATTCTGATCCGAACTTATATCTTAAtccaaattttataaataacattattttgaGTGCGGGTCACCCGATTGCatggacggagccaggaattaagttcgggggctagaattttttttaggcattccgtatatttaagacatttttttactaaaatacgagcataatagtaataataacgaactatatttttatagattatatagtttcaatatattacaaattaatttcaatccattacaaattttattttgaacattTCGtaaattttagatattttttattaaaagacaagtataatctaaataataaacaattttttttgggcatttcatacattttctattaaaagacaagtataataataataatagtaataataataatgaacaatatttttatagattatataattttaaataacacgattatcCTTAAGTTAGGTATATGAGTTAATATAACAAACAAATCAACTTTTGTATAACAAAgttcttttataataggtatagacatatatcttcaaaaataaattatgtatataaaaaaaattctcaaaatttgggaggagGCAACCCCCCTGACCCCTTGACTCCGACCCTGCCCGATTGTGCGGTACACTCGATTGTactcaaatttttattaatgGTGACACTTATCACAGGAAACATCATTGAGTTACTGCTCAaccaacaaattaattaatgtgtTAATTGTACTAATCAGAAAAAGTAGCCCAGAGAAGCGATACATCTTGAAGCTGAAGATCACCTACGCTTTATCTGAAAAGCATTTAAAACCTGAATTCATTATTTCagtcaaattttaaataaaaaataaaatcaaagtaagAAAACAGTCAAATACCATGATAATAATGTTTTCAAttcattttcttctctcaaCTCTCTGCTCCCTATTTGTCTGCAAAAGCCCGGCCCAGATCCTAGACTAGGTCGATCTCATCTCTCCaatttcctttttatttattttttaaaatattttttggtCCTAGTGTAATTGAATATGTTcatacaattaaatttaatgtCGCTCATTTAGTTTGATCATCATACATATACTAATATATTTGATAGACTTAATACATCAAAATATCCATATtcatataacaaaaaaaattaaaattaaaaaaatacttcatccgtctatGAAATAACTTCATACTTTCTTTTTTGGAACGTCCATAAAAAAAACTTTctatctatttttggactatacatCACCACTTAGAATACtacatttattttactttacaTTTTCATCATTCTTCATAATAAttacaacacattttcaccactttcaatatactcaacaactttttctttgctttcaatatactcaataactttttttttaaaactcgtgtcacactattctaggaagttctttcattgacagagggagtattcattaacataaaaaaaacaCTTAAAAActaatcaattttttattaaagaagacaattttggtctctttctctctctctctctctctctctctctctctctccttctctttCTACGGGTGATGGCAACAATTAGTCCCCGCTGATGACGGCAATGCTCTCTCGCGACCAGTGCTGCTATACATTTTCCCTCACTCGAGCGAAGACTTGCGAATGTGAATCGAGCAGTGCCACGGCCAAAAATCATCTGCGACGTCTCCAGATTCATGTCGCGGTATAAAATTCAAAGCCACAATGATTCTACCTGCAACCGGCATAACCAGCGCCCGAGGTGTTGGAGAATAATACGATGCTAAATGTCGGTGTAAATCTGCATCGCCTTGGAGGTGATATTGGGGGCGATTTGGCGACAGAGATCCTTGTGATCCTGGCTGAACATGTAAATGAGGTTGTCTCGTCGAAGTGCTTCTTCCCGAAGGGGTAGCCGACGAGGTGGGAGGCGTCAGGGAGGAcatccactacaaaaaaaatagaGATTACCGACGGTGATTTACCGTCGGTATTGACAGCACGGCGACCGGTAATGTAGTTGTCGGTGGTGTTACCGGCGACAAATCGCCGTCGGTGATTTCCTCGTcggtaacgccattaccgacggcgatcggccgccgccAGCAATTAATGGCGGTGAAGCTgccggcatttccgccgttgAACGGTGGAGAGTTGTcgaaaaattaccgacggcaaatgccgtcgctaattagcggcggcgccaCCACCGTGGATAATGTAGACCAGACGACGGTGGCGCACTCGCCGGACTTGGCCGAGGTATTACCGATGGCAAAACGCCGTcgctaatattttttaattatttttttaaattaatttattttattttattttatttatttattttattgtatatccataATTTATTTctgtatttatacagtattgcataagtCAGACAAACTTTCCAGTCGGtaacccatcttagttgtgctctaagtcgaGCAcacttaaccttgaagttcttttcgagtggtcaccagtacagaacactcgtattattgatatatctagtacttattaattcatttaaagtttacttcaatatacaatatcatatatattcataactgttaggtccggagggtttcgaataggtgtatggggggaggggggaaatacacctataggctatttttcaaaacgaaacttgaaacacaaactgacacaaccttttCAGTTAAATAAGTTTAGTAAAGTTTAGGTTGATGACTAATACTGAATACttttcagtaaggagttatcagttaagtctgagactttaactgatacacgtaaagcttcagttaagtttgttgaacagagagatgttatgaatcttactgactatccgaaaattaatcagttagactaatgACACATGCGGCATAAAAATTTTCTTTCgagattaatcacgttgtcagaaATTAAGTTTCtatttgcagttaatcagttttcagttggaGAAGGTTTGAACACAAGTCAGAAGGTAAaaattgaaagctgtaaacaataCAGatatttttacgtggttcggaaaatacttcctacatccatggtcaGTCGATCATACTGACAAACTTCACTGGAcacgtgcttacgggtgcacaacaaacctagacaactgaagatcctatcttcaataccaacacacctggttagatttctcactcttagcgcacactgggcactaagatctcttcacagacagagcactggtctgaactcctttacaactcaaactctcaattcggtcaGTTGAATAGAgattcgaaaacttgccaactagattacaaagaacaagttctctgcaatcagttatacctaggctttggatatacaatatttgcctaagttctaagagaatgtatgtaatcagcagtgactaattTTTGACTTTGTGATTCtgttcttcgattcaaactttggaatggctttgaatgCCGAGTGACgaatttggcagcgtttcaacttatgtagttgaatcggtgaagattgaagtgattctcgagctctatttataagagacgtcttgaataaatccgttggctgaaatggtcttcaagaattcttccgtagagagtaatttgaacttgggctgaggcttcaatcttcgaggatCCTTATTTGGTAAGAACGACTATTGAGGAGCAGGAGaaaggacatctctgaaaaggtaatcaacAAAAAGGAAGGGCCTCTGTAGAGAAatgatgatcctgagatctctgcatttaatgcggctgtacttctggagtgcgtggcttcctttaaactttagaggttcagtccgaggaagaatgtctaactgatacttgactttagtatcaattAGCTGAGTCCACGTGGCTAATACtaagtaatcagtcgtaactgattcttggactggtcagtcaaatatcagtatttgactctgcctttcATCGTTACAACAATCGGctacttcagtcttcagtccttcgatcttcagtcttcagaacagaactaaactagaaaaagaactctaacacttgagttcgaacagttctagtctattacacaagaaacctattgattttggtatcatcaaaactaggattaggatatttcattaagttcccaacaataaccttagaatatgtcgagatgatatccaaaaaatgttgttaattacggattgggctcgtttccgtacttatttttatgtcgaaaaaatatttatttatttatttatttatttattattattattattattattattattattattattattattattattattattattattattattattattattattattatcaatctagtttatacaccataagtattttatcaatctagtatgaatcttgaattcttactaggaatattgtcttagattagtgatgagtgaatcactaatcaaattaacattcttaagttatacttataagtttcttacaaagaatcttgaattcttagtaataatattagattagtgatgattgatgagtgaatcactaatcaaattaatatttcttaagttataattataagtttcttactaaaaATCTagaatttttagtaataatattagattagcgatgattgatgagtgaatcactaatcaaattaacaatcttaaattataattataagattcttattaagaatcttgaattcttaggtaatatcttacattagtgatgagtgatgagtgatgagtaaatcactaatcaaattaacatttttaagttataattataagattcttacaacgaatcttgaattcttggtaataatcttagattagtgatgagtgatgagtgaatcactaatcaaattaacattcttaagttataattataagtttcttactaagaatcttgaattcttagtaataaaattagattagtgatgattgatgagtgaatcactaatcaaattaacattcttaagttataattataagattcttactaagaatcttgaattcttagtaataatcttagattagtgatgattgatgagtgaatcactaatcaaattaacattcttaagttataattataagtttcttactaagaatcttgaattcttagtaataatattagattagtactaatgattgatgagtgaatcactaatcaaattaacattcttaagttataattataagattcttactaagaatcttgaattcttaagtaatatcttacattagtgatgagtgatgagtcaatcactaatcaaattaacattcttaagttataattataagattcttactaagaatcttgaattcttagcaataatcttagattagtgatgagtgatgagtgaatcactaatcaaattaacattcttaagttataattataagattcttactaagaatcttgaattcttaagtaatatcttacattagtgatgagtgaatcactaatcaaattaacattcttaagttataattataagattcttactaagaatcttgaattcttacgtAATTtcttacattagtgatgagtgatgagtgatgagtaaatcactaatcaaattaacatttttaAGTTATAGTTATAAGATTCTTAATAAGATGTGTATATTGACGTATGAATCAGATGATTTGTTTGATGATACATTAATCTATGTTGGATAACTACTTAAACTCTTGGCTTGTTTTATTAGCTAGACTTCTTTATTAATGAAGTTTCATATTTTCTGATAGTCTGGTTGAAAATTGATGTTGTGACACATATTGCTAAAAGAGGTCATTATCTGACATTTATTAAACATGAATTTGAAGAATTTGATTTAAGTAAACGAAACTTTTGAGGtgaataatcaatgtttaaattttcaattgtatttcaatatatatttaatattaatatttttgtattattatctttgaccaacttattagatgataaatgaaaaaataaaattaaaatgaaccaaaaaaaaaaaaaatctaaacaaagctgaaaaagataaaataaattacgCCGTCAgtaattttggccggacggcagtggtgctatcgccggatgtcaccgACGGTGGTAATTAGCTGCGGCCAcatgccgccggtaaatagcgaCGGCAATTGACGTgggtaataaataaatattattaaattaattaataataaatataaaataatatatatttaaattagcgacaTCACAACCACCGCTAATTAGCGGCAActgttttgccgtcggtaatgcgccggtaatagGCAAAAGACGGGTCGAcgtttttgccgccgccgtgccgtctGTAATTGCTGGTGACGGCGCCGCCATCTCTATTCACACATCTTTTTGTAGTGATCAACGTAGATCTTGTGTGAGAGGTCAGAGGTGTAGACGTAGAGGATGTAGCAGTCGATGATGTAGTTGTCGGAGATCCCTAGCGAGGTGGATTTGGCGTAGGTAGATTGGCGGTTCCAAAATTTGGTGGGATCGACGACGAGGGGGATGTAGTTGCCGATGAAGGGAAGGACTCGAGGCAAGCTGGGGAGGAACCAGTACTTCATGGGATGAGTTCGTgttgttaatgttcttgaatttacaactagtcgatgaattcacaactgaatcgctagtgttggttgtgaattcgaatttaaaagttcgaattcacaactagttgtctTGGCTGTGAATtctgattttaaaaatataattcacAACTCAAATAtagattggttgtgaattcaaattttaatttaaagctACAATCACAACTATAGATAGTCTTGGTTGTGGATTCGAGTTTCAAAATTAGAATTCATAACTCGAAATAGATTGGTTGTGAATATGAGTTTTAAGGCTACAATTCACAATTAGGAatagttttggttgtgaattcgagttttaaattagaattcacaactcaaAAATAGATTGGTTGTGAATGTGGGTTTTAAAGCTACAAACACAATTTTGActagttttggttgtgaattctagttttaaaactagaatttacaACTCAAGAATatattgattgtgaattaaattcacaactatgaATAgtcttagttgtgaattcgagttttaaagctagaATTGACAACTATGAATAGTATTGGTTATGAATTTGAGCTCAAAAaatagaattcacaactaaaaaattagtggataatttttagggttaattgcttgTAATATACtgaactttcatcaaattctaGTTTgacatacaaactttaaaaagaTATTGTGGTATAAACTAAACTTTCATCAGATTCTGATTTTgtatacaaactttaaaatgtAGCGTGGTAATTTACCacattctgattttgcatacaaATTAACTTTAAAATGTAGTATGATCATTACCGAACTATTGATTTAAATATGATTTTGCTACGAATTGAGATTTCGGTCAAATTTTATACTCACATGGCTAGCTGAATAATTGACGCAACATAATCGACGAGGGAATAAAATGACATTTGTGATGACACATCGCAACCACTATTCAAAATTATGCAAAATCAGATTATTCGACTACCCATGTCAATAGTAATTTGGTTGGAATTTCGATTggtagcaaaatcagattaaatcaaTAGTTCGATAATTACGACACTACTTTTTAAACTTTGTATGCAAAATCATAATTTTAGGAAAGTTCAGTAATTACAACGTTACCTTTTAAAGTTTTTAGGCTACTTTCAAAGTTAGTATGCAAAATCATATttgatgaaagttcagtaattacTATACTAcgttttaaagtttgtatgcaaaaccAGAATTTGGAGAAAGTTCGGTATTTTACAGACAATTAAGcctaatttttaagttttttaagtTGACAACAAAGCGCAGCTCaattggtaagacgcttcccttCTAACCAATGAGTTGGAGGTTCGAGTCACCATGAGAGAAAATGAAGAACCATTATCGATCCTTTTTACTAGGAAAAAAAATCCctaattttaagttttttatgtgAAGGATAAAATGGTAAATATGGCcaaatttaagttttttttatcttagtgaatatgttttgtttttactattttaatttggATATTTTGTCCACTctttattattttgatattttttttattttaattttaacatgCTATTTTCTGCATACGTCCCTAtacttggaaaaaaaaaagactaaaaAGAAGTGTTCTTCTTGTAAATTTTATttccctttattttattttattttcaatttcctctctctatatatagcCAGTCAAACTCAAGGCTTTCCAAGATTTGTTGCCACCCTCAGAGAGCTGTTTAGCAACAAATTTTATCTTGTTGAATcccaatttcaaaattttgtaattaaaaaaacatgttGGTGATGATGGGTATAGCGGGAGGGCTTTGGATGATGATGAACGTTGTTGTTGTGGTGGTAGTAGTGGTTTCATCTTTGGCGACGATTCTGTACCATTTTTGGCCTTTGGTGGTGGTGAAGAATGTTCCTCGAGGATCCTTCGGGTGGCCGTTTCTCGGAGAAACCCTCTCCTTTTTAAAGCCTCACTCCTCCTCCTCTATTGGGGCCTTTTTGCAAAACCATTGCTCTAGGCAAGTTCATAAACATGCTCTCACATGATTGTGTCtttctttgtgtgtgtgtgtgttttcttCATAAAGCTGCCATCACTCACTTTTTCAACCCACATTTCACATGCTCACTCACCTAGAGAGTgtgttaaaaaagaaaaagaaaaagaaaaagaggtgTTGATGATTCATTATTTGCAGGTATGGGAAAGTGTTCAAATCCCATCTCTTCTTCTCTCCCACGATTGTTTCATGCGACCAAGAGCTGAATTACTACATACTACAAAACGAAGACAAACTGTTCCAATGCAGCTATCCTAAGCCGATTCATGGGATTTTGGGTAAGAATTCCATGTTAGTAGTTGTTGGTGAGACGCACAAGAGGCTAAGGAACGTCGCCGTTTCACTCGTGACTTCGATGAAGTCGAAACCGGAGTTCTTGAACGACATCGAGAGGACTGCTACGCAGATTCTTGATTCGTGGAAGGACAAGAACCAAGTCCTCTTTTGTGAGGAAGCTAGGAAGGTATGTGTCGTCTCGGGTTTTCGATGAGCGTGTGACAGATACCTATGATACTCTAATATCTTcgtattctttttttctttttattgcaGTACACATTCAATGTGATAGTGAAGCAAGTGCTAGGTTTATCAGAAGATGAGCCACAAACAAAGGAAATTCTTCAAGATTTTCTCACGTTCATGAAAGGCCTCATTTCTCTGCCTATCTACATTCCTGGGACTCCATATGCAAGAGCTGTTCAGGTTCTTAAATTTTCTATTATACGTATCTAGATTTAGATTTGATCAAATTATTGAGTCCCTAGAATtccatatatttattttctatctcAATAGAAAGGAGATGggaaaaaatttattaattgcaTGTGCTGACCCTTTTTGCCATGACATCTTTACAGGCTAGAATTAGAATATCTTCAACTGTCAAAGCAATCAtagaggaaagaagaagaagaaatattAATGGTTGCAAAAAGAGTGATTTTCTTGAGATTCTTCTATGTGTAGATACCTTATCCCAAGATGAAAAAGTTAGCTTTGTGTTGGATTCTCTACTTGGTGGCTATGAGACCACCTCCCTTCTTATGTCCATGGTCGTGTTTTTTCTCGATCGATCACCCTCaaccgtccaccaattaaaggtaAAATCCGCGACGGTTTTCGAATTTCAATctcgtattttatttcattttttggtttTCGAATTTCGATctcgtattttatttcattttttagatGATAGAAGATGCTGCGTACCTTGCTACAGTACCATAATAGAGTGCTTTATTCTTTATTATCAAGAACAAGTCAACACTTTATTTATACTTGTGTTGACGATTAAATTGAAGGATGATAATAATTGGGTGTGGTGATAGTACATTAATTAGTACTTTTATATGAAAACTAGATGGCTTCAAACTAGTCAAAGTTttttaactttgattttttgCCTGCTGGAATTATGTCCTGATATATGTAATATGTGTGTGTTAGTATTTTAAATATTCTTGTTAAGCTACATTTGTTGTTTGCTGTTGTAGCTAGAACATCAGAAAATAAGAAGCATGAAGACAAAGAATGAATTTCTGAACTGGGAAGATTACAGATTGATGGAATTCACACAAAATGTAAGATATTTTTCCACAATTTATTGTCTATTTAATTAGTGGtaatttataataaagtatATTCTGTTCTTGGACTACAAGCTGTAGTACTTTTTATATGTACTCTTTCACACTATTTTTTAATAGTTCACTGAGCTCGACATATATTCTTTATATTATCTTGGATTACATGTACATGAAATCGCCAATTTACATATACAAATGATGTGACTGCAGTAACATACagatttatatatgtatatatgcaaTAAATATGGAGTAATTTGATTGCAGAATGCAACTTTTTGACTGCAATAATAGTGGCAATATTGATATTAAATTTGTGTGGACCTTTCTAAGACAGGTCATAAGTGAAGCTCTGAGATTTGGAAACATTGTTAAATTTGTCCACCGAAAGGCAATCAAAGATGTCAAGTTTAGAGGTACTCCATCCATGATATTTAAATACATGTTATTAATTAGATGGTCCACAAAATTAAGCTATATATCTCGCAATCTTGGACAACCAAAAAAGTGGTTTGTTTGCAATTATTACTCATGTCATGTATATACATACTTTTCCTATCTGTACATGTATGTAGATGGTATTGGTGAGTTGATGATGTTTATTTTGGGGCAGATTATATAATTCCAGCAGGTTGGAAGGTCCTACCTGTTTTCTCTGCAGTTCATCTCGACCCCTCTATCCATGCAGATGCTCTTCACTTTGATCCCTCCAGATGGCaggtatatacatatatataagggGGCTTCAGCACCCTTAACCATTAAGAAAACTTTATGTTTGATAAGCCTTATATGTTTGGATAACTAAATAATTTGGGGTTATGTATGCGTTTGGTATCCCGGATTATTAATCAAGAGGATTCGGGATAAAGCTAAACCCCTCTCTtatttcactattcttctttaAAAACAACCTCCACCTCACCCTTAAGATAAATTAATCTTAACTCTACAGTAACTATTtattgtactccctctgtcccgtttatcttgagaccttttttttggcatgaaaattaagaaaatagtgtattgtgtgtaggtgaaaaagtgaaaaagtgaatacaAAGTAAAACttgccaaataaaaaaaaatatctcaagataggtgggacgTCTAAAATGACAAttgtctcaagataggtgggaggaatggagtattatttatcttACTTTTATTAATCAACTCATAACCATTCCAAACATAAATACCAAACAAGTGTTTaatattttgcaataaatttttgaaatttagttTCAGAAACTATTTTCCTGCACCCGCCCTTGGccatcaaatataaaagaataagaataatGAAAATACTACATGTGGATCTAGAAAATTGGCCTTAGAATGATATGATAGCTAATAAATTTGTACCTACGCTGTATATGCGTGCTGACTTAGTGGTAGGTTGGTTAATCTTCGAGATCaaagattttgaatttgagTAATACGTCACACATTTTTTCTCAAAATACTCGTTTCTCCTAAAAAAAATGTACCTGCAATAAGTAAACAATTACAATATTAGTAGTCAATTGAAAGGAATTACGATTTCTAGCTATAAATCCACATACTGAATTGTCATATCATACtatattatagtatatattaaaaaaagaaagaggtaTGATTTGGGTTGGTTGAATATGCAGAAACAAGATCAAACATGCAAGAAATTTACTCCATTTGGCGGAGGGTCGAGGTGTTGCCCAGGTTTCGAACTAGCAAAAGTTGAGGTCGCCTTTTTCCTCCACCATCTCGTTCAAACATATAGGTAATCGATCCATcaggttattaattttattgcaaaatattacatatatagtttaattagttatttaaaGGTGGTTGAAATTGGAGTATGCATGCAGATGGGATGTGGGAGAGGGCGAAGAAACGGTGGCGTATCCATACGTCGAGTTTGCAAGAGAACTGAAGATGAATGTGCATCGTTTGTGaagttaattatttattatatatacatcTATAATTAGGATGCGTTGATCGAGTTTGTAATTTCCTTGTATACGTATGAGTCATAGC harbors:
- the LOC131012201 gene encoding cytochrome P450 724B1-like, coding for MLVMMGIAGGLWMMMNVVVVVVVVVSSLATILYHFWPLVVVKNVPRGSFGWPFLGETLSFLKPHSSSSIGAFLQNHCSRYGKVFKSHLFFSPTIVSCDQELNYYILQNEDKLFQCSYPKPIHGILGKNSMLVVVGETHKRLRNVAVSLVTSMKSKPEFLNDIERTATQILDSWKDKNQVLFCEEARKYTFNVIVKQVLGLSEDEPQTKEILQDFLTFMKGLISLPIYIPGTPYARAVQARIRISSTVKAIIEERRRRNINGCKKSDFLEILLCVDTLSQDEKVSFVLDSLLGGYETTSLLMSMVVFFLDRSPSTVHQLKLEHQKIRSMKTKNEFLNWEDYRLMEFTQNVISEALRFGNIVKFVHRKAIKDVKFRDYIIPAGWKVLPVFSAVHLDPSIHADALHFDPSRWQKQDQTCKKFTPFGGGSRCCPGFELAKVEVAFFLHHLVQTYRWDVGEGEETVAYPYVEFARELKMNVHRL